In Acidianus brierleyi, one genomic interval encodes:
- a CDS encoding shikimate kinase yields MQTFGGISIVNAIPSWYGSSMAIDLKVNVDVEEGHSTFQSSLVKTILDYFRETYNIPELKVNIRSEIPQMSGLKSSSAVSTALIAAISEKFGIEVDIPKLSAILSIKSGVSVTGAYDDATAAYYGGVSFTYNKEFKLIKMENFPEDISILILAIGNRPNIDLKILKKYNLLFEEIFKIALRDIITAMKLNGLAIAEILGYDKEPIISALKNGAIASGISGNGPSIFALCKEGDDGPIYESLSKYGKVIVTRAVEIGDRYRKIDNTR; encoded by the coding sequence ATGCAAACCTTTGGAGGAATCTCAATAGTAAATGCTATACCTTCATGGTACGGTTCTTCAATGGCTATAGACCTTAAAGTTAATGTGGACGTTGAAGAAGGACATAGTACATTTCAAAGTTCTCTTGTAAAGACTATTCTAGATTATTTTAGGGAAACATATAATATTCCAGAATTAAAGGTTAACATAAGATCTGAAATTCCTCAAATGAGCGGATTAAAAAGTAGTAGCGCAGTCTCTACAGCTTTAATTGCAGCCATATCTGAAAAATTCGGAATTGAAGTAGATATACCTAAACTTTCTGCTATTCTCTCTATTAAATCGGGAGTCTCGGTTACTGGTGCATATGATGATGCTACTGCTGCGTATTATGGGGGCGTATCATTTACTTACAATAAGGAATTTAAATTAATCAAGATGGAAAATTTTCCTGAAGATATTTCTATCTTGATCTTAGCTATTGGAAATAGGCCTAATATAGACCTTAAGATATTAAAAAAGTATAATTTACTTTTTGAGGAGATCTTCAAAATAGCATTAAGAGATATCATAACAGCAATGAAACTGAACGGATTAGCTATAGCGGAAATTTTGGGTTATGATAAGGAGCCAATAATATCCGCATTAAAAAACGGTGCAATAGCCTCTGGAATTTCTGGTAACGGTCCGTCGATATTTGCTTTATGTAAGGAAGGAGATGATGGTCCTATTTATGAAAGTTTAAGTAAATATGGTAAAGTTATAGTAACAAGGGCAGTTGAAATTGGAGATAGATATAGAAAAATCGATAATACACGGTAG